ATGGAAGAAACTCCATGCAGTCCAAAGTGGTCGAGTTTTCATTACTGATGGTAATGCTTACTTTAACCGTCCTGGACCACGATTAGTAGATTCTTTGGAAATTTTGGCAGAAATATTGCATCCAGATATCTTTGACTATGGTTATAAAGGTACTGGTTGGAAAGTTTTGTAATAGTGAAGTTTTGAAAATATCCCCCGACTTCTCAAAGAAGTCGGGGATATAAAGCGTTACTTATTTCCTGGTATATCTATGTTTAACACCTATCGGAAAATACTCAAGATCACCAGTAGGTTTTAATTCTACTATCGGGGTTTGATATTGGGGAGGAACATAATTAGCAAATTCACTATTCAGACGCAATAATTGAGCCAAAATAGCAGCAGTGATAGATAATCTTTTCTCTTCTTGATCTTCTACTCCTGGCGCTAACTCTACGACTACAGATAAAAAGCGGTTTTTGTCTAAATCTTCCCTTACCTGTAAAACAAACTTACCCGTTACCCATTCTCTGATAATTGGTTGTTCTAATCCTACCGTCACATTTTCTGGATAAATATTTGCGCCAAAATAGGAAACTGTAAAGTTAGAACGTCCGAAAACATAAACAAAAGGTAATTGACGAATTCCGCGATGATTCTCTAATTCAGTGATAGGATCAAAATTCCAATTTGCTAAAAACTCTAGCATTTCGACATAAGTAATTAAGCCACCATGATCGCCAATATTATATCTAATTAAAGGCACACCATTATCACCGGAAAATAGTAAATTGCCCTCTTCCACTTCAAAAAACCGACTATTAGGATCATATTGAACTAAAGTAGGTAAACGAGATTCCCCAAATAATGCTTTAGCGGCTTCTGGTTTAGCTGCTAAAAACCGCCGAATACAAATACTTAAAGGGGTTTCATTTCCTAAAACTCCTGCGTCTGCTGTTCCATACATAGAGGCAAAATCATCACAGGGATTGTCAGAACCTATTCTTTGGGCTACTAAATTTCGCCATTCTTCACTAAATACTTCTCCGGCCATGACTAACTTAATATTATATTGTCCCCACTGCATCCCATTGGCAATACCAGTATCAATGACATCTTTTAAAAATGGTGGATATCCTAATAATACAACTTGCTGAAAATTAACGCCCAATTCCTGGACAATTCGCCAAATTTCCGTTTTATTATTCCCTGGAGTAATGACTGTAATTGGATAACCTTTCGCAGCTAAATGACGACAACAATTGGTAGTAAACATTCCGCCTACCCAAGTTCCCAAGGCAAAACAAATTACTGCTAAAGTGGTTTTATTATCTGCATGAAAACTGTCATGAAAAATTTGCTCAAACCGGGTGGCTATTTGTAATTCATCAGTTAAGGAACGTGGCCAAAATGTGGCTTTACCTGTTGAGCCGGAGGAGGCTGCGATCATATCACAGCCTCCTATATTTCCATTATTACACAATTGGGGCAAAGAATAACGGGAAATATAATTTTCTTTATTAATTTTTGGTAAGTTCTGGAAATCTGCTAATGTTTCAATGTTTCGAGGATTTATGCCTTGTTCTGCTAAAAATGCCTGGTAAGCAGGTACACTAGCAGCTACATCTTCAAATAATGCCAAAACTATTTCTTGACTGTCAATATGAAGATGCTGTTCTAGTTTCTGGGCTAAGGGAGTTGTTATAAAATTTTCTAATCCTAGAATTGCCCTTTGTGATGGTATTTGGTGTTTCATAAGGCTTGTAAATGGCAAAAATCTCGTCGCTTTTTGTGAGTATTCTATCCATAATGCTACAGGAACGTAAATTATCTTACTCCTTTTGTAGCCATTAATAACTCTCTATTTATCCTCCAATACCATGCAAATATATTGCAGTCAGCAGCACATAAATAATGGTAGTCATCGCTTTTGTACTCATTGTGGTGAAGCATTACCGTTGAATGTAGGGCAAGTTATTGATAATCGTTATGAAATTGCGCGGATCTTGGGACAGGGTGGTTTTGGACGCAGTTATTTGGCAATTGATCGGCAAAAATCTCGGAAAACCTGCGTTTTAAAGGAATTTGCCCCCAATATTGTCAAACCGCAGGATTTAGAAAAGGCTAAGGAACTGTTTGAACGAGAAGCCAGTGTGCTTAAAAAAATTCAACATGACCAAATTCCGCGTTTTCATGCTTCTTTTGCCGCCAAAATTGGGACTAAGGATTTTTTCTTTTTGGTGCAAGATTATATTGAAGGTGATAATTATGATCAATTATTTACACAGCGTCAAAGTCAGGGAAAGTCTTTTAGTGAGGAAGAAATTATTAATTTATTGCATAATATTCTGCCTGTGCTGACTTATATTCATTCTTTAGATATAGTTCACCGCGATATTTCCCCGGATAATTTGATTTTACGCGAAAGTGATAATTTGCCTGTATTGATTGATTTTGGTGGTGTCAAACAGTTACCAGCTTCTCAGGGTTTTTGGCGGACACAATTGGCTGTAAATGCAACTTTATTAGGTAAAAAGGGATACGCGCCTGAAGAACAGTTACTTCAGGGAAAAGTATATAAAAATAGTGATTTTTATTCCTTGGCGGTGACGGCTTTGGTATTAATAACAGGGAAAGAACCAAATTTACTTTATGATAGCTATAATGGCGTTTGGTTTTGGGGTAAGGAAATTAAAGTAAGTCCCAAATTAGAGGCTGTCTTCAAGAAGATGTTGGCATATAAGCCGAGCGATCGCTATCAAAAAGCCGAACAAGTTATTAAAGATTTACCTCCACCATCTACTGTATCTACACCACAAATTATGCAAACTTCTAAGAATAATCCCCATCCTTATATTACTAAGTTAAAAACAGAGGTGGTAGCACCGGGTATCAAACGCGCTCGGACTCTTCATGGTGGTGTCAAGAATCAGACGACATTGTTTGTCCAAAAAATACCGATGCCAATATGGTTGCGGCCTTTTACTGTCAGCTTTATCATGAGTACGGGAATATTATTAACTGGTGCGGGTTTCTTCGCTTTAGGAAATTTTGCGGTCAAGGGGATAACATCAATTCAAGTTCCTAAAATTGAAGTTCCCAAAATCCCATCTATTCATAATTCTGGAAGTGGGAATAATGGGAAACGTAGTATTCAACAAGTTTTTAGTCGTGTCCAACAGTTAGAAATTTCTTCAGTATTTTTTACGAATACGGTTAATGAAGTTTTCTATGCCCAAAAACCAGAGTTAAACAGACGCAAGTTAACTGAGAAATCGGAAGATGCGGCTTTACGTGAACAATGGACTCAGGTTGCTGATCAGTTGTTAAATAATCTAGAAAAAGCAAATCTAAGTGAAACAGCGAAAAAGAAAATAGGTAGTTATAGTCAACAAGATTCTCACCGCTGGGATCAACTTGCTAAGGCTGGAAAATTGGGTAATTATAAATCTTTTCAGGATTTACGCGCAGATACGTATCAGACATTTGAACCGTTGTTTCCTGGTCAAAAACGCGGGAATTTAAATCAACAAACTTTTTTGCAAATCTGGTATGCGATCGCATCTGATAAAGTAAAGAATAAGTAATGGGTAATTGGTAATTGGTAATTGGTAAGATGTGACAACTAACAACTAACAACTAACAACTAACAACTAACAACTGACCACTGACAACTGACCACTGACAAATGACAAATGACTAATCTTTATTGTTCTCAAAGGCATCAAAATCCGTCTGGTAGTAGGTTTTGTCTTCAATGTGGGGAGAAAATTGCCAATGTACCGACATCTGTAAATCAGGGTATTCAAGCGGGACAAGTTTTAGGCGATCGCTATGTTATTATCCGTCAAATTGGCCAAGGAGGATTTGGCACGACTTATTTAGCGGAAGATATTAACCGCTTTCGAGAAAATTGTGTTTTAAAAGAATTCTCTCCCCAAGTACAAACTCCTTATGTTGTGAAAAAAGCGGAGGAACTATTTCAGCGAGAAGCAAGTGTTCTTTATAAATTGCAACATCCTCAAATTCCTCGGTTTCGGGAACTGTTACGCATCAATTTACAAGGGAAAGAAAGTCTTTTTTTAGTCCAAGATTATGTAAATGGTGAAACTTATAATTCTTTATTAAATAGTCGTAAACAACGGGGTTTAAAATTTACAGAAGCAGAAATCCGCCAATTATTACAGCAACTTTTACCAGTTTTAGAATATATTCATTCCCTTGGTGTTATTCATCGTGATATTTCTCCTGATAATTTAATGCTGCGTAATAGTGATCAATTACCTGTGTTAATTGATTTTGGGGGTGTTAAACAAGTAGCCGCAACTGTTGCTTCTCAATATTACCAAACAGGGGCAAATGCATCTCCTACCAATGGCACTTTGTTGGGAAAAATAGGATTTGCACCCCCAGAACAAATGCAAACAGGTATGGTGTCTACCCACAGTGACTTATATGCTTTAGCTGTGACAATGTTAGTTTTACTGACAGGTAAACAACCTCAACAATTAATTGATACTTATAATCTGACTTGGCAATGGCGGCGGGAAGTAAAACTAAGTTCCGCATTCGGACAAATAATAGATAAAATGTTATCACC
The window above is part of the Dolichospermum sp. DET69 genome. Proteins encoded here:
- a CDS encoding phenylacetate--CoA ligase family protein, whose translation is MKHQIPSQRAILGLENFITTPLAQKLEQHLHIDSQEIVLALFEDVAASVPAYQAFLAEQGINPRNIETLADFQNLPKINKENYISRYSLPQLCNNGNIGGCDMIAASSGSTGKATFWPRSLTDELQIATRFEQIFHDSFHADNKTTLAVICFALGTWVGGMFTTNCCRHLAAKGYPITVITPGNNKTEIWRIVQELGVNFQQVVLLGYPPFLKDVIDTGIANGMQWGQYNIKLVMAGEVFSEEWRNLVAQRIGSDNPCDDFASMYGTADAGVLGNETPLSICIRRFLAAKPEAAKALFGESRLPTLVQYDPNSRFFEVEEGNLLFSGDNGVPLIRYNIGDHGGLITYVEMLEFLANWNFDPITELENHRGIRQLPFVYVFGRSNFTVSYFGANIYPENVTVGLEQPIIREWVTGKFVLQVREDLDKNRFLSVVVELAPGVEDQEEKRLSITAAILAQLLRLNSEFANYVPPQYQTPIVELKPTGDLEYFPIGVKHRYTRK
- a CDS encoding serine/threonine protein kinase, producing the protein MQIYCSQQHINNGSHRFCTHCGEALPLNVGQVIDNRYEIARILGQGGFGRSYLAIDRQKSRKTCVLKEFAPNIVKPQDLEKAKELFEREASVLKKIQHDQIPRFHASFAAKIGTKDFFFLVQDYIEGDNYDQLFTQRQSQGKSFSEEEIINLLHNILPVLTYIHSLDIVHRDISPDNLILRESDNLPVLIDFGGVKQLPASQGFWRTQLAVNATLLGKKGYAPEEQLLQGKVYKNSDFYSLAVTALVLITGKEPNLLYDSYNGVWFWGKEIKVSPKLEAVFKKMLAYKPSDRYQKAEQVIKDLPPPSTVSTPQIMQTSKNNPHPYITKLKTEVVAPGIKRARTLHGGVKNQTTLFVQKIPMPIWLRPFTVSFIMSTGILLTGAGFFALGNFAVKGITSIQVPKIEVPKIPSIHNSGSGNNGKRSIQQVFSRVQQLEISSVFFTNTVNEVFYAQKPELNRRKLTEKSEDAALREQWTQVADQLLNNLEKANLSETAKKKIGSYSQQDSHRWDQLAKAGKLGNYKSFQDLRADTYQTFEPLFPGQKRGNLNQQTFLQIWYAIASDKVKNK